GTGCAGGTAAACTACACGTGAATTTTGGGGCTTATCACCTGAAGACTTCAATATTCGATGAATTGATAATAAATACCCGTCTTTCGTTTGGACAATATGTTCGTGGACTTTATAACCGTGTGCATgaacaatatcaacaatatcatTAGCTTTTATTATCTTCTGATGTAAGCAGTGAGTCGTGGCTACCTCATGTAAAGGTTTTGCACTTGGACTGATCTTAGTTTTATTCTCTTGAGACACAGCAGAAATATTATCAGGTCTGTTGGATGGTGTCTGGAAATAAGATAGATACTCTTCGACACCTAGCTTAtggaaaatcaacagaGGAAGTTGAACGACCGCTGAAACAAGATTTAGAAAAATTATCAGTAAATTCATTAGTGATTTCCTAATGCTAGTTACGTACTTCCAGCTTTGCTCATCTTTCTATGGTATGGAAGAATGGAACGCATCCCTCTAAAATGGAAAAGTCAACAcgtttatttttgaaatgtaTATTGCCGCTTTTAGAAAACTCtttcaaagtttcaaaCATAcgttttattttctttaaatcGCGATTTATACGAAGATGTACATAAAAGATAAGGAGCGGTTTAAACAGAGTAATATTTcttaaaattgaagttgatgatataTTTGTCCACAGGCACTTCAAAATTAATGTAATGCTTTTCAACTATATTTGAAAGCCTGGTAAAGATACTGATGAAATGCTGAGAAATCGTGTACATGCAGTTATTGTAGAGTTCCTTCTCTATTTGTTTTCCAATTGCAACACTATATTCACTATCTTCTGTTGGATCGCTTTCATTGTAACAACGACCCTTCAAAGTTTCCTTCAAATGCTCAGCAATGCTGGAAATTTCTTGCTTGAAGTTGTCACCTTTAAAAGAAGACATCAATTCCTTGATCGTTTCTATCGAGTAACTGTTCATGTTGGCTGGATTACTATGTTCGCTTAGTACACTTTCCATTCCTTCAACTAATCGGATAACACCGCCAATTCTGAATTGTCTAATGAAAGAACCAGTGAACTCGCGTAGCTCTTTGTCTCTCAGATCGtcaattgatttattcAACTCCTTGGGGAACCCATTCAAGGatcttgtttcttcaaccaGCCATTTATAGTTCAATAATAATGCTAAATGCTTTTGTGTTAAAGTTTCAATGTCAATTTCATCGTTTTCTATGCCTTCAAAAACAGgtatttcaatttgaagCTGCTCCACTCCCTTATTCAATGCTGCTTTTATGATGGCCCAAACCATGTAATAGTTTCCATACCAGCCCTCATCGGGGCCAAAAGATGTCATGTTAACGAGATTCAATGaatcaataaaattatTGACCCTTCTGTAAAATACGGGATATGCTTTGACAAAATTGGCCACTTTGCAATGAACTTTTGTGTGAACAATATTCTGAATTTGCTGATCAATCTCTTTAGTCCAGATTGTATTTATTCTGGCTTCGAATTTTGTAAAGTTTCCATAAGCGTATTCATGACAAGTCGGTGCTAAAGACTGTGAGTACGTTTTCAGAATAGATAAAATAGCAGGGATTTCCAACATATGATTTTTGGATAAACTGAAAATCACTTTCAATACTGCTCCGAATACAGGATCAAATATACCTTTCATGAGTTCGTAGATTTCATCCCCGACACGTCTATCACTTTCTATTGGAGCCTTGAGGAAATTAGAAGTGTTGCGGAATTTTTGGCATCTCTGTGATAGTTTTACTTTAACAAGGTTCTCAAACAGACAgtctgatgaagatgaaaatcCAAACAGTACCCTAATGAGCTCTTGTTCAATTGACATAATATTAACTAACTGTGAAAAAAACGTCTCTacatttgatgaaatggtGCTGGCTTCAGTAGACAATTTGTTGTTACGATTGAATAAAGTCTTAGCAGAATCTTTTTTGGCTCTAGAATTGATATACTCTTGGTCAATCAATTGAGAAGGGTTCAAAGTGAAGGAAAAAGGCTCTTCCAGTTTGGAAGATGCGACTGAAGTTAGGTGCTGTAGCAAAATAGTCGCCATATTTTCGAAAAATGGCTCGaaagcaacaacaaaagaattaACAATAGAGTCATAACCATCATTTGAGACACTCTTTACAAAGGCAATAAAGCCACTGATAGTTATTAATAAACTTGATTTCTCCATGAAGGAGGTTTGCAAAAAGTTTGTTTCAAAGGTTTCAGGGGTTACTTGTTGCAATCTTGTAGTTAAACTCATAGAAACTGATTTAAAAAGTTTCTCTGAAATTCTGGTAAAATTAGAAACGAATTTATTCTTGGAACCTTCAAAAAcgttcttcttttcctgCAATGCCTTCATCTGTGATAGCTGGTAATTGGCACTCATTGGATCATCACTGCTAGCATCattcatctttttcaatgcaTTGTAAAGCTCTAATAAGATATCCTCAAATTCAGAATTATTCTCACTCAACACTATTTTTGAAGTTAATAGTTTCTGCAATTTGGAATCAGAAATTTCAACAGAGTGTATAAGGTCATTAACTTCGTTCATCAAAAGCTTTTCGTTAGTTGCTTCAACTTGTAAGCCCTGGCCCTGCTCTTCAATGTAATGAACatcatctttgaaagtaGACAATTCTACGCTGAATAACGACAAAACTGGATCTATAACATCACAGCTTTTGAAAGCTGTGGAAATTGTTTCCTTTAAGGCATTTGTGGCACTTGTTACATCTGTCAAAGTTTTTATCTTTGAGTACTGTATTTCATCTAGTTTCTTTagtatcttcttctccaatgaTTCAGAGTCATCAAAGAGTGGATCGTAACCAAGCTCCTCCAAAACCTCCAATAAGTCCAGTTTGTTTGTTGCGTTTTCCTTCACCCGAGAGAAGGCTCTTATTCTATTTTCATGAAGCTGCTCTGTATCGAtaactttctttttatccATTGGTGATCCATCAACgttttttatcaatttttcaatgtcaCTATCAGTAGCTATTTTCAAGCTCCTATCAGAAtcagattcttcaatggtttCTGTTATCACAGGCTTACTTAGATTTGAAGGAACCATCTTGTTATCTTTATTCTGTTTTACTTGGGCGATTCCAATGTTTAATGGTGcagtttcttcttctgcgTCGCCACTACTACCATAGCCTTCAATAAAGCTATCGACACCAATAGTATTTGCACTTTCGGTAGACACGTTCTGATGGTGGTATTGAGATTCGTCTCCATATTCAAAACTCATTTGGCTTGGAGCATTGGATAAAGCTTCGGATGGTGGTCCTCTTTTGGCTATTCCAGCAAACCCGGGAGGTTTAATTTCGTTTCTCAGTAATTcctgttgatgatgttgcTTCTGtgcttttttctttgctaTTTCCATCTCCTTCAGtcttttctcttcatcaattctcTGTTGCTTTTGCCTCTCTATCTCCAGTTCTTCTTGTTTAATCCTCTGCACTTCCCTCtctttttccatttcttgaAGACGTTtctgttcttctttttgcttCCTTTCCTCTATCTCTTCAGCGATTCTAAGCTCATTTTGCTCTCTTTcgtttttttcaaattcttcttgctctcttctccttctttctAGTTCCtcccttttccttttctcAATCTCTTGTTGTCtccttttgtttatttcagcaattttctttgcttcTCGTTCAGCATCCTGATGGTCCGAACTGACTTCAGAGCTCTTGCTAACTGGAGAAATGCCAACTCCCAATCCAAAAGCGTTGTTGGCATTTCCAGCCACCGCTGTACCTAAATTCGTCCTGGTATTACCCAACGGAGAGTAGGGTGAATTACTTAATGGAGGAGTAGCCAGTCTTTGTTTCAGTGAGGATACTTCaggtgaagaagattttATTGGTGACCTTTGTATATTAGTATGCGATTTTGTTGGTGATTTAATAGGTGATTTAATTGGTGATCTAAGTGGTGATCGAAGTGATGATTTAACTGAAGTTTTAACAGGAGAGCTCATCgca
The Pichia kudriavzevii chromosome 2, complete sequence DNA segment above includes these coding regions:
- a CDS encoding uncharacterized protein (PKUD0B01600; similar to Saccharomyces cerevisiae YER008C (SEC3); ancestral locus Anc_7.154; SEC3); the encoded protein is MSQRSHGETGGGQRLFVPTHKPMNSMDLARQYEMDMHNITKYLFKEVDAQGYKLESFVSYVRIIEDSRSPSSRPPANSPLSNKKNRFLILSAKASGRMRLHKAKESSSGVIQIGRSWDFDELTTLELDDGSPTGFVCEMGKRYYWEVHTPKERRVWCTTLLQNFINYTKGNIPRLVNCSIQYFHLEALYDSYRGQGSSMYTGSGNIPASPLSNQNAMSSPVKTSVKSSLRSPLRSPIKSPIKSPTKSHTNIQRSPIKSSSPEVSSLKQRLATPPLSNSPYSPLGNTRTNLGTAVAGNANNAFGLGVGISPVSKSSEVSSDHQDAEREAKKIAEINKRRQQEIEKRKREELERRRREQEEFEKNEREQNELRIAEEIEERKQKEEQKRLQEMEKEREVQRIKQEELEIERQKQQRIDEEKRLKEMEIAKKKAQKQHHQQELLRNEIKPPGFAGIAKRGPPSEALSNAPSQMSFEYGDESQYHHQNVSTESANTIGVDSFIEGYGSSGDAEEETAPLNIGIAQVKQNKDNKMVPSNLSKPVITETIEESDSDRSLKIATDSDIEKLIKNVDGSPMDKKKVIDTEQLHENRIRAFSRVKENATNKLDLLEVLEELGYDPLFDDSESLEKKILKKLDEIQYSKIKTLTDVTSATNALKETISTAFKSCDVIDPVLSLFSVELSTFKDDVHYIEEQGQGLQVEATNEKLLMNEVNDLIHSVEISDSKLQKLLTSKIVLSENNSEFEDILLELYNALKKMNDASSDDPMSANYQLSQMKALQEKKNVFEGSKNKFVSNFTRISEKLFKSVSMSLTTRLQQVTPETFETNFLQTSFMEKSSLLITISGFIAFVKSVSNDGYDSIVNSFVVAFEPFFENMATILLQHLTSVASSKLEEPFSFTLNPSQLIDQEYINSRAKKDSAKTLFNRNNKLSTEASTISSNVETFFSQLVNIMSIEQELIRVLFGFSSSSDCLFENLVKVKLSQRCQKFRNTSNFLKAPIESDRRVGDEIYELMKGIFDPVFGAVLKVIFSLSKNHMLEIPAILSILKTYSQSLAPTCHEYAYGNFTKFEARINTIWTKEIDQQIQNIVHTKVHCKVANFVKAYPVFYRRVNNFIDSLNLVNMTSFGPDEGWYGNYYMVWAIIKAALNKGVEQLQIEIPVFEGIENDEIDIETLTQKHLALLLNYKWLVEETRSLNGFPKELNKSIDDLRDKELREFTGSFIRQFRIGGVIRLVEGMESVLSEHSNPANMNSYSIETIKELMSSFKGDNFKQEISSIAEHLKETLKGRCYNESDPTEDSEYSVAIGKQIEKELYNNCMYTISQHFISIFTRLSNIVEKHYINFEVPVDKYIINFNFKKYYSV